A region of the Roseovarius indicus genome:
CGTTGGGTCGCACAGTGTGGGTGACGCGCCATCGTCCAAAAATCGACCGGATTGCCTGTCCTTGGCTCATTCGTCGTTTTATCGACCCAAAGGCACAAATCCTGTTTGTTGCCGCCTCACAGGTGGGCAACGTGGCTGAGCGCTTCAATGCGACCCCATTCGACATCGAGGATGTGTTTTGGAGCCATCGCGGCGAAACCTGCACGTTCGATACCATGATCGAGGAGTTCGGCATCGGCCATGAGGCGCTTGAGAGATTGGCCGTGATCGTGCGCGGGGCCGACACCAACAGACATGATCTGGCACCGGAGGCTGCTGGCCTTCTGGCAGCATCTTTGGGTCTGTCACGCATGTTCCGCGATGATCTGGAACAACTAGACGCGGGTATGCTGCTTTACGATGCCTTTTACCGATGGGCGCGTGACGCGACGAGCGAAGGGCATGACTGGCCTGCTGCTTCGACAAAGGCTTGAGTCATGAGCAGTATGAATGATGTCCAGACGGACCTGGCTCCGTCTCTCTCCGACGCGACCCGCGTGTGGTGGAAAATCGGAATCTTGTCCTTCGGCGGTCCTGCCGCCCAGATCGCACTGATGCATAAGGAGGTCGTCGAAGACCGTAGCTGGCTCTCCGAGCAGCAATTCCTGAATGCGTTGAGCCTTTGCATGCTGCTGCCCGGTCCGGAGGCGATGCAACTGGCCACATATGCCGGGTGGCGGCTTCACGGCACAATTGGCGGCCTTATCGCCGGGTTGCTCTTTGTCGTTCCCGGCGCGGCCGTGATCATGGCGCTTGCTGCGATCTACAGCATCTATGGCAATGTGCCACTGGTCGAGGCGCTGTTTTACGGCATCAAAGCCGCCGTCCTGGTGATCGTCGTCGAGGCATTGTTGCGGGTCGCCAAGAAAGCGCTGTCGCAGAAAGTGCATTGGGTGATCGCCGCTCTGGCGTTTGTCGGGATATTCTTCCTATCGATCCCCTATCCGTTGATCGTTCTCATGGCGGGCCTGTTCGGCTGGTTCATGGGAACCGCAGACATGGATCGGCAAACCGTGGACATGGCGCATGTCTCGGTAGGCAAGACGGGCCTGACAATTGCTACCTGGATGGCGATCTGGCTTCTGCCATTGCTGGCCCT
Encoded here:
- a CDS encoding chromate resistance protein ChrB domain-containing protein — protein: MASYNEIPVSALARLIGTPYCPTLLDVRIDEDFDDDPRLIPGAYRHPFNSVVDLAETLKDRSVVVYCQKGLKISQGAAALLRASGVNAEVLEGGQFAWRDAKLPLVITDKLPPLDALGRTVWVTRHRPKIDRIACPWLIRRFIDPKAQILFVAASQVGNVAERFNATPFDIEDVFWSHRGETCTFDTMIEEFGIGHEALERLAVIVRGADTNRHDLAPEAAGLLAASLGLSRMFRDDLEQLDAGMLLYDAFYRWARDATSEGHDWPAASTKA
- the chrA gene encoding chromate efflux transporter, with the protein product MSSMNDVQTDLAPSLSDATRVWWKIGILSFGGPAAQIALMHKEVVEDRSWLSEQQFLNALSLCMLLPGPEAMQLATYAGWRLHGTIGGLIAGLLFVVPGAAVIMALAAIYSIYGNVPLVEALFYGIKAAVLVIVVEALLRVAKKALSQKVHWVIAALAFVGIFFLSIPYPLIVLMAGLFGWFMGTADMDRQTVDMAHVSVGKTGLTIATWMAIWLLPLLALGWLGAPDLLVEVGRFFSTLAVVTFGGAYAVLAYMAQDVVVQFGWLTAGEMVDALGLAETTPGPLILVTQFVGFLAGFKEGGLLLGLSAAVVALWVTFAPCFLWIFAGAPYIEWISNQPRLKGALKAITAAVVGVILNLSLWFALHVLFTNVSRETLGPVTLWRPDLATIEWLAVALFLLSCFLAFRLHWGIIRILLVAALLGAALRLFL